The Cetobacterium sp. 8H DNA window AGGATTATATCCAACCGCTTTAATATGATAACCTAAAACAGTTTTTTCTAGAATAAACCAAACTACGAAAACTGCAACTAGTGCTAAAATGAATCCGTAATTTAGAGGAACTCTTACATCTAAAAGCTTACCTAATCTTGCAGCTTCAGCAACTGCAGGAGTCTGAGGATTAATTCCAGGAGCTTTTAGAGGATAGTTTAAGCAATATTGTTCAAAACTAACAGCGATATAGTTTAGCATGATAGTTGAAATAACTTCATGTACTCCAAGTTTAGCTTTTAGCCATCCAGCTATAGCAGCCCAAAGGAAACCAGCACAACCACCAACTATTAAAATTACAAAAACGTTGTTAAAAAACACATTTGTAACAAATCCACCAATAGCAGCAGCAGTTAAGCCAGCCATCATCATTTGCCCTTGAGCACCAATATTAAACATACCACCTTTAAAAGCGACTAAGACAGCAAGTCCTGTAAAAATAAGAGGTGTAGCTTCTAAAAGAGTTCTTGCAATTGGAGTAACCCCATCAAAAGCTCCAGAAAATAAGTAATAGTAAGCCTTCACAGGATTTTCACCCATATAAAGGATAATACCTGCACCAATAAGTAGAGCTAATAATACTGCAATTATAGGTACAAGAACATTTAAAATATTTTTATTTTTAATCAAGTTTACCACCCGCCATAAGTATTCCAATTTTTTCTTCATTTGCTTCTTCCCTAGAAAGAATTCCTGTTATTTTTCCAGCACACATAACTGCTATTTTATCAGAAAGATTTAAAACTTCTGATAGTTCAGAAGAAACAACCATAACAGCTTTTCCTTTTGCTTTTTCGTTTAGAATTAACTTATGAATTGATTCGATAGCACCTATATCAACTCCTCTAGTAGGTTGTCCTGCAATAATTAAATTATTATTTTTCTTTTCAAGCTCTCTAGCAACAATTATCTTTTGTTGATTTCCTCCAGAAAGTCTACCAAAAGCGGTATCTACATTTCTAGGTCTAACATCATATTTTTCCATAAACATCTGTGCATCTTTTTTCAGTTTTGCAAAATTTAAAAGTCCAAACTTTGAATATTCATCTCTTTCTAAACCTAAAGCAAAGTTTTCCATAACGCTGAATTGAGATATAGCAGCTCTTTTATGTCTATCTTCAGGAATATGAGCTAATCCAAGTTGAGATATTTTTCTAGGTGTTTTCTTTTTTAAAACGATTCCATCTAGAATCATTTCACCAGAAGATACATCTCTTAATCCAGTTAAAGCTTCAACAAGCTCAGTTTGTCCACTTCCTTCAACTCCAGCAATACCTAAGACCTCTCCTTTTCTAATAGTAAACGAAGCATCACTTACTTTGATGACATCAAGATGATCTTTGACACTAAGGTTTTTAACAGAAAGAACTAATTCTCCAAGCTCAACCTCAGGTCTTTCAGTGGTAAATAGAACTGCTCTTCCAACCATAGCATTTGCAATTTTTTCTTTAGTTGCTTCTTTGGTTGGGAAAGTTGCAATATCTTTTCCTCTTCTTATAACTGTTATATTATCTGAAATATCTAAAACTTCTTGAAGTTTATGGGAGATAAAGATAATTGTTTTCCCTTCAGCTATAAGGTTGTCCATAATTTTATAAAGCTCCTTAATCTCTTGTGGAGTAAGCACGGCAGTAGGCTCATCAAAAACTAAAAGATTAGCACCTTTAAAAAGTATTTTTAAAATTTCAACTCTTTGTTGCATACCGATTGATAAATCAGAAATTAGTGCATCAGGATTGATAGATAATCCATATTTTTTTGAAACATCAATAACATCTTGTCTTGCTTTATCGATATCAAGGGTCATCCCTTTTTTAGGCTCTACTCCTAAAATCATATTTTCAGCTACTGTTAGTGTTGGAACAAGCATAAAATGCTGATAAACCATTCCAATTCCTAAATTAGCTGCTTTACTAGGAGAATCAATAATGACTTCTTCGTTATGGTAAAAAATTTTACCAGAAGTTGGTGTGTATAACCCATTTAACATTTTCATAAGAGTTGATTTACCAGCTCCATTTTCTCCGACTATAGCATGTTTTTCACCTTTTAAAATTTTTAAAGTGATATCATCATTAGCTATTACTTTGCCATCTAAGAAAGTTTTTCTTATATGTTGCATTTCTAAGATATAGTTATTCACTTAGAATCCTCCCTAAATTAGATTTAAATATTAGTTTATAAAAATAACCTCTTAAAATTATAGTATGTTATGCAAAAGTAGTCAACGTTTTTTATTCCTCTCTTTTTATAATAACAAATGTTATATCGTCATTTTGTTCGCAACCATTTTGAAAATTGTTAATTTCAAACAATAATTTTTGTTTTATCTCTCTAGATGACAAGTGATGGGTTTCTAAAATTACATTTTTTAATCTATCAATTCCAAAAAGTTCCTTTTTAGAATTTTCAGCCTCAGTTATACCGTCAGTATAGTAAACAACGATATCTCCAACATTAATTTTTAGCTCCCCTTGTTTATAACTATAATCATCAAGGAAACCTATAGCGACTCCTTTAACAGAGTGAGTTTCAATTTGCTGTAGTTCATTGTTATAGACTATAAGAGGATTATGTCCAGCGTTAGAATAAGTTAACATTTTTGTATCATAGTTATATTTACTATGCATCATAGTTATAAACATATCTTCAGTAATATCTGGATAGATTAGTTTGTTAAGTTTTCTAACATTACAACAAGGTTGCTCTCCTTGGAGTTCCAAAGTTTTCAAAACAGACCTTCCAAGAGCCATAAGAAAAGCTGCAGGAACACCTTTACCACTTACATCGGCAATGGTTATACTGAAGATTTTTTCATCAAGTAAAGAATAATCGTAGTAATCTCCACCAATCTCTTTAGCAGGTTCAAAAAAAGTTGCTACATCTAAACCAAGAACACGTTTAATTTTTTTAGGAATGATTCTCTTTTGAATCCTAGATGCAACTTCAAGTTCTTGGGACATTCTTTCTTTAACAACTAGGTCTGAATAAATTTGAGCATTATTAATTGCGATGGCAACTTGTATTGTAAGTGCAGAAATAGTCTCTTCATCACTTTTAATAAGTTTAGATTTATCTTCAATTATGAAAATAACTCCTAGTTCTTTTCCTTTTACAGTAAGAGGTGAAGCAATAATTTTTTCATCAGGAGTTATTGAAAACCCTTTAAGCATTTCATTGTATATTTTTTTAAAATCTTTTCTTGTGAATTGAGCTAAAATTTCTTCGGGATAAC harbors:
- a CDS encoding ABC transporter ATP-binding protein; this encodes MNNYILEMQHIRKTFLDGKVIANDDITLKILKGEKHAIVGENGAGKSTLMKMLNGLYTPTSGKIFYHNEEVIIDSPSKAANLGIGMVYQHFMLVPTLTVAENMILGVEPKKGMTLDIDKARQDVIDVSKKYGLSINPDALISDLSIGMQQRVEILKILFKGANLLVFDEPTAVLTPQEIKELYKIMDNLIAEGKTIIFISHKLQEVLDISDNITVIRRGKDIATFPTKEATKEKIANAMVGRAVLFTTERPEVELGELVLSVKNLSVKDHLDVIKVSDASFTIRKGEVLGIAGVEGSGQTELVEALTGLRDVSSGEMILDGIVLKKKTPRKISQLGLAHIPEDRHKRAAISQFSVMENFALGLERDEYSKFGLLNFAKLKKDAQMFMEKYDVRPRNVDTAFGRLSGGNQQKIIVARELEKKNNNLIIAGQPTRGVDIGAIESIHKLILNEKAKGKAVMVVSSELSEVLNLSDKIAVMCAGKITGILSREEANEEKIGILMAGGKLD
- a CDS encoding ABC transporter permease; the protein is MKKKLEYLWRVVNLIKNKNILNVLVPIIAVLLALLIGAGIILYMGENPVKAYYYLFSGAFDGVTPIARTLLEATPLIFTGLAVLVAFKGGMFNIGAQGQMMMAGLTAAAIGGFVTNVFFNNVFVILIVGGCAGFLWAAIAGWLKAKLGVHEVISTIMLNYIAVSFEQYCLNYPLKAPGINPQTPAVAEAARLGKLLDVRVPLNYGFILALVAVFVVWFILEKTVLGYHIKAVGYNPSAAENNGINVKFVILLTLGISGFLAGLGGVERVLGGVGQYAYKTGLTATYGFDGIAVALLGKNTPIGALLAAILFAALRVGGRAMQFNTSIPSQMVIMIQAIIILLIAAENMIRTWLEKGSKGGAE
- a CDS encoding PP2C family protein-serine/threonine phosphatase; translated protein: MIVYLILVALLSSFFFILKKQEKKNTEEMAQILKSFIDKKFLTNISEDFKNDYEAAINNIIKQDLELDNSIQELREYKKELEVTYNSLLTKSKQLEYSNQVLEQRVASLSNINSLSRTVLSIMELDKIISTILDAYFVLTGAKRISLYLWEGGKLINKRIKGEINFRGELSYPEEILAQFTRKDFKKIYNEMLKGFSITPDEKIIASPLTVKGKELGVIFIIEDKSKLIKSDEETISALTIQVAIAINNAQIYSDLVVKERMSQELEVASRIQKRIIPKKIKRVLGLDVATFFEPAKEIGGDYYDYSLLDEKIFSITIADVSGKGVPAAFLMALGRSVLKTLELQGEQPCCNVRKLNKLIYPDITEDMFITMMHSKYNYDTKMLTYSNAGHNPLIVYNNELQQIETHSVKGVAIGFLDDYSYKQGELKINVGDIVVYYTDGITEAENSKKELFGIDRLKNVILETHHLSSREIKQKLLFEINNFQNGCEQNDDITFVIIKREE